One Luteolibacter flavescens genomic region harbors:
- a CDS encoding redoxin domain-containing protein: protein MPLQVGEKAPDFTLVTKTAEGPQLVKLSDEIGKSNIVLLFVPMAFTGVCTTELCDISGGISEYEALDAKVFGISGDSPFAQEAWAKQSGITLPLLSDYEHTVAKAYGVAYEQFLPEANLIMGGVAKRSAFVIDKEGVIRYSEAQDHPKDLPNFEAVKAALQSLA, encoded by the coding sequence ATGCCTCTCCAAGTTGGCGAAAAAGCCCCTGATTTCACCCTAGTTACGAAAACCGCCGAAGGCCCGCAGCTCGTGAAGCTCTCCGACGAGATCGGCAAGTCGAACATCGTCCTGCTTTTCGTGCCGATGGCCTTCACCGGCGTCTGCACCACCGAGCTGTGCGACATTTCCGGCGGTATCTCGGAATACGAGGCACTGGATGCCAAGGTCTTCGGCATCTCCGGCGACAGCCCCTTCGCCCAAGAGGCGTGGGCGAAGCAGTCCGGCATCACGCTGCCGCTGCTGAGCGACTACGAGCACACCGTGGCAAAGGCCTATGGCGTCGCCTACGAGCAATTCCTGCCCGAGGCGAACCTGATCATGGGCGGCGTGGCAAAGCGCTCCGCCTTCGTGATCGATAAGGAAGGCGTGATCCGCTACTCCGAAGCACAGGATCACCCGAAGGACCTGCCGAATTTCGAAGCCGTGAAGGCGGCTCTACAGTCGCTCGCCTGA
- a CDS encoding valine--pyruvate transaminase, producing MTQEFSNFGRQLAGGSGIEELMDDLGHALATGGPDICMLGGGQPAHIPEVNALWRRRMEEILAEPGVMERTLANYDPPRGNPKFIAAVASLFRREFGWQLGPEHIAVTAGGQTAFFFLFNLLAGEMPDGRRKKILLPLVPEYIGYANQGSCGDLFRAVPPKIEKTGPHEFKYRVDFDALAVTDDIAAICVSRPTNPTGNVLTDEEIARLSDLAKAHGIPLIIDNAYGAPFPNIIFTEAKPVWDDHIILTLSLSKIGLPGTRTGIVVANPKIAAAVASMSAVVGLANPNIGQSIALPLMESGEILQLANETVRPFYIEKSRQAREFVAESFGEDFDYYIHRSEGALFLWLWFPGLPITSRELYERLKKRGVLIISGHYFFFGHDDESWQHRHECLRMTFTMDESVVRRGVAIIGEEVRRAHEEAAVTV from the coding sequence ATGACACAGGAATTCTCAAATTTCGGCCGGCAGCTCGCCGGAGGCAGCGGCATCGAGGAACTCATGGACGACCTCGGCCACGCTCTCGCCACCGGTGGCCCGGACATCTGCATGCTCGGCGGCGGGCAGCCCGCCCACATCCCGGAGGTGAATGCCCTCTGGCGCCGCCGCATGGAGGAGATCCTCGCCGAGCCGGGCGTGATGGAGCGCACGCTGGCGAACTACGATCCGCCGCGCGGAAATCCGAAATTCATCGCCGCCGTCGCATCGCTTTTCCGTCGCGAATTCGGCTGGCAGCTCGGCCCGGAACACATTGCGGTCACCGCAGGCGGGCAGACGGCGTTCTTCTTCCTCTTCAACCTGCTGGCCGGCGAGATGCCGGACGGCCGCCGGAAGAAGATCCTGCTCCCGCTGGTGCCGGAATACATCGGCTACGCGAACCAAGGATCGTGCGGCGATCTTTTCCGCGCCGTGCCGCCGAAGATCGAGAAGACCGGCCCGCATGAGTTCAAATACCGCGTGGACTTCGACGCGCTGGCCGTGACGGACGACATCGCGGCGATCTGTGTGTCCCGCCCGACGAACCCGACCGGCAACGTGCTGACCGACGAGGAAATCGCCCGCCTCTCCGACCTCGCGAAGGCACACGGCATCCCGCTGATCATCGACAATGCCTACGGCGCGCCCTTCCCCAATATCATCTTCACCGAGGCGAAGCCGGTGTGGGACGACCACATCATCCTCACCCTGAGCCTCTCGAAGATCGGCCTGCCGGGCACCCGCACCGGCATCGTGGTCGCAAACCCGAAGATCGCCGCCGCGGTCGCCTCGATGAGCGCCGTCGTCGGCCTCGCGAATCCGAATATCGGCCAGTCCATCGCTCTGCCGCTGATGGAAAGCGGCGAGATCCTGCAACTGGCGAACGAGACGGTGCGCCCCTTCTACATCGAGAAGTCCCGCCAGGCGCGCGAGTTCGTCGCGGAGAGCTTCGGCGAGGACTTCGACTACTACATCCATCGTAGCGAGGGCGCGCTCTTCCTGTGGCTGTGGTTCCCCGGCCTGCCCATCACCTCGCGCGAGCTCTACGAGCGCCTGAAGAAGCGCGGCGTGCTCATCATCTCCGGGCACTACTTCTTCTTCGGCCACGACGACGAGTCCTGGCAGCACCGCCACGAGTGCCTGCGCATGACCTTCACGATGGACGAGAGCGTCGTCCGCCGCGGAGTCGCCATCATCGGCGAGGAAGTACGACGCGCCCACGAGGAAGCGGCAGTCACCGTCTGA
- a CDS encoding C39 family peptidase, translated as MLPAVKLITPLLLAVSLLGPLQADEKKNTPRVLDDVIFDENLWTKSLEDVRKSTNPPEKEDKDDKKKVEIQDDEDGDVEIFLFNRGPKYMEWLSSDKDGLRSEPGLYQMLGKKVGEVVIRGREGNASDATISLFNRGDDGEITLASYQTKLKEWKDLIDEKMAVRSEVRNQQGAVPLEGWMWKKGDTAVLLEGSMNRSSKRAEFIRLRLTSISAAKNAPTKMARRTSFANNVKKDDKGFTWVEGVPMVDQGQKGYCVVASVERVARYFGAEIDQHEMAQLANTDDHGTSGDEMEKAFQRVTGKIHLRTLKHIEYDDKRAERDLRGYNSAAKKAGVKTIDIDTDNYYVDPRQFWFNAHKETFRDMKRGQQAFAHFERKVKEYVDQGIPLCWTLYLGMFKEKGLPQSYGGHMRLIIGYNFTSADPGEHKIYYTDSWGSGHEKKEMRADEAYCMTMALYSMVPNK; from the coding sequence ATGCTCCCCGCTGTGAAACTCATCACTCCCCTCCTCCTCGCTGTATCACTCCTCGGGCCCCTCCAGGCCGACGAGAAGAAGAACACGCCACGTGTGCTGGATGACGTGATCTTCGACGAAAATCTCTGGACGAAGTCTCTCGAAGATGTGCGGAAGTCCACCAATCCTCCCGAGAAGGAGGACAAGGACGACAAGAAGAAAGTCGAAATCCAGGACGACGAGGACGGCGACGTGGAGATCTTCCTCTTCAATCGCGGCCCGAAGTACATGGAATGGCTCTCGTCCGACAAGGACGGCCTGCGCTCGGAACCCGGTCTCTATCAGATGCTCGGAAAGAAGGTCGGCGAGGTGGTCATCCGCGGCCGCGAGGGCAATGCCAGCGACGCCACCATCTCGCTCTTCAACCGCGGCGATGACGGCGAGATCACGCTCGCCAGCTACCAGACGAAGCTGAAGGAGTGGAAGGACCTCATCGACGAGAAGATGGCCGTCCGCTCCGAGGTGCGTAACCAGCAGGGTGCCGTGCCCCTCGAAGGCTGGATGTGGAAGAAGGGCGACACCGCGGTCCTCCTCGAGGGCAGCATGAACCGCTCCTCGAAGCGCGCCGAATTCATCCGCCTGCGCCTCACCTCCATCAGCGCCGCCAAGAACGCGCCGACCAAGATGGCCCGCCGCACCAGCTTCGCGAACAACGTGAAGAAGGACGACAAGGGCTTCACCTGGGTGGAAGGCGTCCCGATGGTGGACCAGGGGCAGAAGGGCTACTGCGTCGTCGCGAGTGTCGAGCGTGTCGCCCGCTACTTCGGTGCCGAGATCGACCAGCACGAGATGGCCCAGCTTGCCAATACCGATGACCACGGCACCTCGGGCGATGAAATGGAGAAGGCCTTCCAGCGCGTCACCGGCAAGATCCACCTGCGCACGCTCAAGCACATCGAGTATGACGACAAGCGGGCCGAGCGCGACCTCCGCGGCTACAACTCCGCTGCAAAGAAGGCCGGCGTGAAGACCATCGACATCGATACCGACAACTACTACGTCGATCCCCGCCAGTTCTGGTTCAACGCCCACAAGGAAACCTTCCGCGACATGAAGCGTGGCCAGCAGGCCTTCGCCCACTTCGAGCGCAAGGTGAAGGAATACGTGGACCAGGGCATCCCGCTCTGCTGGACGCTCTATCTCGGCATGTTCAAGGAAAAGGGCCTGCCACAGAGCTACGGCGGTCACATGCGCCTGATCATCGGCTACAACTTCACCTCGGCGGATCCCGGCGAGCACAAGATCTACTACACCGACTCCTGGGGCAGCGGCCACGAGAAGAAGGAGATGCGCGCCGACGAGGCCTATTGCATGACCATGGCCCTCTACTCGATGGTGCCTAACAAGTAA
- a CDS encoding SDR family oxidoreductase, translated as MRLAITGTTGRVGRALADRLAACHEIVALPRTRLDLSAPGCERVLEDLDFDVLLNPAGLTSLEQCEEEPALAHRVNADAPGRLVMACQGRPVLHFSTDYVFDGVSPGLRHEDEAPSPLSVYGKTKAAGESGVLAAGGAVMRVSWVFGPEKPAFPDQIVAKALAGQDLAAVADKYSLPCFTPDLCEWVAAWLSAGCPGGVFHGCQSGEPVSWHGMALEIAKHLSTHDISVPEVKAVPMAEMTAFRAARPRHTAMATSRLDAMLGKKPREWQIALREHVDALLLSR; from the coding sequence ATGCGACTGGCGATCACCGGTACCACGGGCCGCGTCGGCCGCGCCTTGGCCGACCGCTTGGCGGCGTGTCACGAAATCGTCGCACTCCCCCGCACCCGGCTGGACCTGTCCGCGCCCGGGTGCGAGCGGGTATTGGAAGACCTCGACTTCGACGTCCTGCTGAATCCGGCAGGGCTGACCAGCCTGGAGCAGTGCGAGGAAGAGCCCGCGCTGGCGCACCGCGTGAATGCCGATGCCCCGGGCAGGCTGGTGATGGCTTGCCAAGGTCGACCGGTCCTCCATTTCAGCACCGACTACGTTTTCGACGGGGTATCTCCCGGCCTGCGGCACGAGGATGAGGCCCCATCCCCGCTTTCCGTCTATGGGAAGACGAAGGCCGCCGGAGAATCCGGCGTGCTCGCTGCAGGCGGCGCGGTGATGCGCGTCTCATGGGTCTTCGGCCCGGAAAAGCCTGCCTTCCCGGACCAGATCGTCGCCAAGGCCTTGGCCGGCCAGGATCTCGCCGCAGTGGCGGACAAGTATTCGCTGCCCTGCTTCACGCCGGATCTCTGCGAATGGGTGGCCGCGTGGCTGTCGGCAGGCTGCCCGGGAGGCGTCTTCCACGGCTGCCAGAGTGGCGAGCCCGTGAGCTGGCACGGCATGGCCTTGGAGATCGCCAAGCACCTTTCCACACATGACATCTCCGTGCCGGAGGTGAAGGCAGTCCCCATGGCGGAGATGACCGCATTCCGCGCCGCCCGTCCGCGCCACACGGCGATGGCGACGTCCCGACTGGACGCCATGCTGGGAAAAAAGCCCCGCGAATGGCAAATCGCCCTGCGCGAGCATGTCGATGCGCTCCTGTTATCCCGTTGA
- a CDS encoding mannose-1-phosphate guanylyltransferase — protein MPDPSTTYALILAGGSGTRFWPLSRNAKPKQLLNLFGDTTLLEQTIARLDGLVPVENILILTNAQQEAGVREVASMLPPENIFAEPAKRDTAPAVALGIALVAARNPDALMMVLPADQLIQDTAAYHAVMRDALAAAEKSDGLVTIGIKPTWPCPSYGYIERGSRASIPGLECDQMPAEVKRFREKPSTELAEQFLAQGGFCWNAGMFVWSLPNVIRELTTHQPELASFISEIRRSSDITATVAAQFPKLTPISIDYGLMEKARRVLNIEATFDWDDVGSWISVATYLDKVGNDNRVNTPVSEIDSENNVVFNARKGSHIALLGVDDLIIVQTEDALLIANRHQADAIKKLSDKLPPELL, from the coding sequence ATGCCTGACCCCTCCACCACCTACGCCCTGATCCTCGCCGGCGGATCCGGAACCCGCTTCTGGCCGCTGAGCCGCAATGCGAAGCCGAAGCAACTGCTGAATCTCTTCGGCGACACCACCCTGCTGGAGCAGACGATCGCCCGCCTCGATGGCTTGGTGCCGGTGGAGAACATTCTCATCCTCACGAATGCCCAGCAGGAAGCCGGTGTCCGCGAGGTGGCTTCGATGTTGCCTCCGGAAAACATCTTCGCCGAGCCTGCCAAGCGTGACACCGCACCCGCCGTGGCGCTCGGCATCGCCCTCGTCGCCGCGCGGAATCCCGACGCGCTGATGATGGTGCTGCCCGCCGACCAGCTTATCCAGGACACCGCCGCCTACCACGCCGTGATGCGTGACGCGCTGGCCGCCGCGGAGAAGTCCGACGGCCTCGTCACCATCGGCATCAAGCCCACTTGGCCATGTCCGTCCTACGGCTACATCGAGCGCGGCTCCCGCGCCTCCATCCCCGGGCTGGAGTGCGACCAGATGCCCGCCGAGGTGAAGCGCTTCCGCGAGAAGCCGAGCACCGAGCTGGCCGAGCAATTCCTCGCCCAGGGCGGCTTCTGCTGGAATGCCGGCATGTTCGTCTGGTCGCTGCCGAATGTGATCCGCGAGCTGACCACGCATCAGCCCGAGCTGGCCTCCTTCATTTCCGAGATCCGCCGATCCTCGGACATCACGGCCACCGTGGCGGCCCAGTTCCCGAAGCTCACGCCGATCTCCATCGACTACGGCCTCATGGAAAAGGCCCGCCGCGTCCTGAACATCGAGGCGACCTTCGACTGGGACGACGTGGGCTCCTGGATCTCCGTGGCCACCTACCTAGACAAGGTCGGCAATGACAACCGCGTGAATACCCCGGTGTCCGAAATCGATTCCGAGAACAACGTGGTCTTCAACGCGCGGAAGGGCAGCCACATCGCGCTGCTCGGCGTGGATGACCTGATCATCGTGCAGACCGAGGACGCGCTGCTCATCGCCAACCGCCACCAGGCGGACGCGATCAAGAAGCTCTCCGACAAGCTGCCGCCGGAACTGCTGTAA